From Salmo salar chromosome ssa09, Ssal_v3.1, whole genome shotgun sequence:
ATTGTGCTGTTGATTTCTCAGATTTGCTAGTTGGTCAAAGAAGGCCTGTCTTTTTGCAGGGTATTCCATATTTGTGATCCGAGGAAATCTCCCAGGGTGTGACGCAGAGCAGATACTGGGGATCATGAAGGTGCAGCAGCAAGAGAGACCAAAGCTGATTGGAGAGAACGAGGCTCAGTTGAGTAGTGGCATGGggtaagagagaaagagtaggCTCCAGATCACAAATGACCACCATTCCCCCATACTGTCAGATTTTGTAACATCTCAAACATCTCAAGTAATTTATATTTGCTAAGGGGAGAGAATTAACCCCCACAATTATTTTCACTCTGAGTAGCAGATCATCAGGGCAGGGTAGTGTGCTGAAGACAGGCCCTGGCGTGGAAGAGGGGGTggtggaagaggatgaggaggagctgaggaaggCCCTGGCCCTGAGTAGACAGGACATGGAGGTGGAGGATGAAGAGGCTGACCTTCGCAGGGCAATACAGCTCAGCATGCAGGGTAAGGCTATATTGGGTAAGCAACAGTTACAAAATCACCCAGAATATCACACACAAAATCGATTCATGATACATTTGCTGATTTAGACCTGTATATATGAACAGACTGCTAACACAGTCATTATGCAATTTGCATCATGTATGacaatgtgatttaaaaaaagtatCTCCACACTAATATCTGTCATTTTGTCTTTGTCTGCCTAGGCCCAGTAATGAGCGATAAGTCAATGTTGAAATGGGGGCTTGTTGCCAAGACAACATCGTCAGACCAGGCACCAGGGAGTATTGCTGGGGGAGCACCTCAGAGTGAGAAACTCTCAGCCGAGGAACTGCGAAGGCGGAGACAAGCCTACTTTGACAGGTGAGTGCTGTAACCTTTGGAATATTATTCTGTTTGTGTCTATGtgtgcatggctgtgtgtgtgtggttataaaAAAGACCTGGACTAGGCAACGCTAACCTGTAAATCCACTCTGTTTACCATGTAGACAGTCCCAACAGCTGGCTCAGCCCACTTCACCTCAACAATCTACAGAAAGCACAGGTAATGCGGAAATGAGTACATACAGTAATATTTGGAGTACTACCTTATGAATTGCGCTAATAGGTTGAGACTCAAACTCAAAGAGCGAATGCTACCCTCCCTCATCTTTTCCAGAATCCGGGAAGAGTGGCACAGAGGAGGATGCACTAGCCAAACGCAGCCAGTAAGGTGGAGGGAGGTCCAACAGAAGCCTACGTTGACTACTACCTGCCTTGGCTGGTACCCCCATCATGGGGAAACCTCATCCCCTCCTCTAACTCTTCCCATGAGCGAACATTATGGCCGGCCAGAAGGTTGACACGGCTCTCTTGGCTAGTTTGCTGACAGGTTGTAGAGAAGAAAATAACAATTTAAAAAAGCACTAGTCTCATCTAACACAAGTGACGCTGAGGCCGGGAGGAGGGACGATGCAGTTATTTGAAGCCTGTAATGGCCTTTCTACCACAGCGCCTTCTTTGTCtaatttgtgttgttttttttattcctACGCATGTTATTTTCCTCTGGGAGGGGTCTTAATGGAGCCTACTGtgccgaggtgtgtgtgtggtagatgGGCACAATGGTGAGGTGTGTTACAGACAGGAAACCAGGAATTACCTAGGATAATCCTCTAGCCTTCAGTATGGGAGTGCTACATGGGACCATTGGTTTGATAAAGACCATCATAGTCTCTTGTCTTCTTTCACTTGGGTCTTGTAAGAGGTCACCATTtccctaaaaaaaataaaaaaaaattgattgGTATCCAGTAGTGAGGTGAATTCATTATTAGCTGTATTAGTGCATCATGAAAAGAAACATGTTATATAAACAGCATTATGTAGTGTGGGTTATTTTAAAGGGCTGATCTGATTTGCCACAGCTATTTTATTAAGCACCCAGGCCACCACCATGGTTCACAAACTGATTTGTTTTTTTTGAAGTAGTATAGATAAACACTTTTAGTAAAATGATCAATGTCGCTAACAATTATTGTGTTTACATGGAATTGTCCAGTTCGGATGTGCCAGTTCAAAGCATGTATTACACATGATTCCCCCCCCATTAAAAtagaactacagtacagtaatatcccaTGTAAAGTTTGAGATGTGCTCAAAGTTGACTTCTCTGCTAATTCCTTGATTTCAATCTATTCTTGAAATTATTCTCGTATTTATTGGAGAAAAACATTTTTACCACAGTTGTGATGACGCAATGCTTTGTGTTTTTTATGATTGCATAATTTTCACTTCTTGACATTCTTCAATAGGCACTAAACAATCAAATGTTTGTTATACTCCACAACACCATGATATTACATCATGCTCATTCCTTTGCTGTATCTAAAACTTTTCGTTCCAGGAATAAATTATATTTGCTCCTACTGAAGTCTATGGAATCTTGCTTCATTGATCTATAACCATGGCTGAATTGTTTAATTAAATAATTTTCCTAATTTGTTCAAGTTTAATCATTTCCACTTTTGAAAGTGCTTACTTTAATTGTTAAATAAACCAAAATAACAGACTTGACCAGTTTGAGTAACCCTAGCCCATAGTTAATAGATAACCCTAAAGGCACACTTGCACTTTGTCTCCCCAAATAGTAAATGGAGGGTTTTGACATATCTTGCTGATACCCAAGCTGAAAGGTAGGTCTGTTATTGAGAAGTATATAACTATTTGTAATAGTATATGTAGGTATATTAGATAAgatatacattgttgctttgtcGAAATGTGACAATCTTATTTGGGAGTTGGGATTTTGAAGCCCCTAAATAGcaaacaaatgtatttaaaaattacTCAATTGAACTTTTTTCTGCCTCAGTTTACTTTGTGTATGAGTCCTGATACAATGCATTAGTAATTGATTCCAAACCTATCTCTTGCAATTTGCCCATAGGACTTATAAGTACTATTGCAGGTTGGATCAAATAAGTCACCAAAGAACTATGATGATGGTGGGACTCCTTTTCCTCCTGACCTATGTCTGCACCATCACCCCTGTCTACCAAACTCAAGAGCGGAGCCCCAACATCACAGACCTGACCTACAAGAACATGGACTTTGCCATGAATCTCTACAGAAAGATTGCAGGTTACCatgataaaaacatatttttctcACCCCTGAGCATATCCACAGCTTTTGCCACCCTCTCCATGGCAGCACAGGGTCCCACACGAAACCAGATAGTGAAGGGGCTCAACCTGGCCCACCTAGATCGGGTGAACCAGCCAGACATAATTCCAGAACTCTTCCAACACCTCCAAGGGAACATCACACAAGATGGATCATTGAAATTTGACCAGAGCACCGCCCTCTTCGTCCGCCTAACttttgaggtagagagagactacagtgacCAGATCAAGAAATTCTTCAACGCTGACATCAACAATGTTGACTTTGCAGATGGAAAAGCTAGCGTTGCCCTGATCAATGACTACATAATGAGAAAGACTGGTAACAAAGTCAAGGAGGTGGTCTCTAACTTGGATCCACTCACCCAACTCATGCTCATCAACACCATTTTCTTTCAGGGTGAGCAGCTATGTCATGCATTCTCTGATTTAAGCAGTTTCACCATATCActtaaaaaacattacattttactGGTTAGTATGTTTAGTTTAGACTTGGGTCTACCATAATTGTATCCTATCAGTATATCTTATTTAAAGATATACTGATAAAATCTTATTTAAAGATATACTGATGGGATACAATTATGGTAGACCCatgttttaatacatttaatTTTCAATGTTAAATTGCATtgactaaaataacacattttcttcCTAATAAATATGCTTTGTCATATTTGGAACATAGGTGAATGGCAGATGCCCTTCAACCCCAATCACACAGAAAATGGACGCTTCTTTATTGACAACTACAACATTGTCCAGGTGCCCATGATGTTTAGAATGGAGGATAAGTTCTACACAATGGATGACATTCCCCTGAAAGCCAAGGTGCTGAAGCTACCATACCGGCAGGGCGTTTCAATGCTTATTCTGCTACCCAACAAAGGCCTGGATTATACCACAATTGATGATGAGATCACAGCTAAGAGATTCTTCAGCTGGATCAAAAACctgaaaaaaatgtaaatagaaaAGTCAAGTGTATTTTGTGATGAAACATTGCAAAATTCCATTGGTTTTTGTAAGCGGTGTTTTGTATTGTATGAAAGTTGTCTGTTATTTCACAGGAAACTGGAAGTTCAACTGCCCAAGTTTAAGATGGAGCAATCTTACGCCATGCACAGCATCCTTCCAGATTTGGGCATATCCAGTATCTTCCATGACACCGCTAATCTCACTAGGTTGAGCAAAGACCCAGGCCTGAAGGTGTCAGAGGTCAGTTGGATTAACAGGCCTTAACCAATTTCCATCTGTATCAATTGagaaatatataattaaattaaTAACAAATAACATATTATTGCAATGATAATTTGGTTGCAGGTGTTGCACAAGGCAGTGATCGAGGTGGATGAGAGAGGCACCACTGCAGCCGCTGCCACAGAAGGCACCATCACTGGATATGCCTTACCCTCTTCCTTCATTGTCAACCGACCATTCTTCTTTTTTATTTACCATGAGGCCACTAACAGCTTGTTGTTCATGGGCCGAGTGATTGACCCCACCAAAAACTGACTGTACAGAGTACTATGTATTTGGTATCTGGAGAGGTGTTGTACATGTAATATGTTCAATTTGTATGTATTAAAAGGTGAACAGATATTCTACTGGTTTGGTGATATTCCTAATATAAAAACTGTAACCTGAACACGAATCCTTAAATTAAAGGCATGTATCACATATTATCTAAAAAATTAAGCAAATATGACCAACGTTAGAGTCCAAATGTTACATTATAGATAACCTTTTCATATGTAGTATGTAAGATCTGCTTTGTCAATGATGTCTTCTCCATCACTTCAGACACACATTCCAACAACACTGCTCTCTGCTCAAGCTGAATGGTTACTAATAAAGTTTTTCAAACCACGTGATCACAAATGCCATGGCTGCGTCCTCGTGTCATATGTGAGTCCAATCAAGTCGTGTGATTTATCCTTATCGGAGGAAATTCCTGTGAACAGTCAAAGGTTGTTTATTTATTTCTTAATCTGTTTATGCAGCTATATTTCGTGGAACTGTACTAAATATGAATTAATTTGTGGTGCAGAGTGTTTCATGTGGACAGCTATAAAATAGCAAGCTACCATGCTGACGTTGTTCTAGCTAATATGTCAGACTGGCTAGCTAGGCTACACCTTTCAATGACTTAGATGGTGAATAGTTtccattattatattttttttcaccAGCTATAGCACGTACCAGTTAGAATACAGCAATTCAGGGGGTTTTATCTACCAGTAGCTGCTAGTTACAACTGATGCGTTTGTTGTCATCATAGTTAGCTAGTTTGCTAATGGCTAGCTACTTCAGCAACACGCTTTGGTATAAGGACATTTTTGTAACATTCTAGCCTGCGCTTTGTACTGTACTAAGATCAAACTATCTAATTGGAACACACAGACTTGTTCATTTTACTGTTGATCATGAATGTAGTCCTAATCATATTAACTATGGAACTGTTTTCTATTCATAGAAAATGAAGCCCAACAGGAGCCAGATGAAAAATATACGCCCTTTCTCTCGGCCGAAGTCAGCCAAACGGGGGATCCATGTGAAGGGCAGCTGGAAAGCAGTAGAACTGGACCCCAGTCTCTTTTCAGAAGAGGGCATGGGGGGACTGGTCTGTTTTGAGGAGCTGACAGACTACTGCCTGGTAGACTCTGCCAAGGAAGAAGCTAAAGCAGAAGCTAAAGCAGAAAAAGAtaaaaagaagagagaagaaagaaaagagaagaaaaaagCTAAGAAAAGAAaggctagtgagggagataaggatggaggggaacaggaggaggtATGTGAGGGAGGTAGTGACAAAAATGAAACGTCTGAAAAACCAGCTAGGAAGAAGAATAAAAAGAAAACAGCCCAACAAAATGATCCAACCACACAGGATGACGTTTCTACGGACAGTAAAGTGAAAAGTGAGGAGGTGAGGGACGAAGTCCAAATCCTTGAAAATGCTTCAGAGAACGTTGTGGTCACGGAGGAAAAGGAGAAAGCCCCTGAAGAAACTGTCTCACAAGATGCTGTTACGTGTCCTGAGGATGCTCAGCCACAATCAAACAATACAAAGACTGATGGCAAAAATAAGAAGAGGAAAAAGAAAAGAAAGGTAGAGAAGCTGACAGTCCCAGAGTTACCCCCTCAAGGCAAAATGTCTCAACTCTCCAAAAAGAAACCAAAGAATTGGACCAATGCGGCACGCTCTGGGTCTGACCAAAACTCAGATGTGACAGCGTGGAAGGATCTGTTTGTCCCTGACCAAGTGTTGAAGGCACTGAGCAGTCTAGGGTTCGGATCACCCACAGCCATTCAAGCTTTGGCATTGCCACCTGCTATCAGAGACCATATGGACATTGTTGGGGCAGCCGAGACGGGTAGTGGTAAGACGCTGTCTTTTGGCATCCCCATGATCCATCATATCCTGGAGTGGAAG
This genomic window contains:
- the LOC106611010 gene encoding ataxin-3 isoform X1, producing the protein MESIFHEKQEGSLCAQHCLNNLLQGEYFTPVDLSSIAHQLDEEERMRMAEGGIGSEEYITFLQQPSGNMDDSGFFSIQVISNALSVWGLELTLFNSREYQRLMINPINEKSFICNYKEHWFTIRKLGQQWFNLNSLLTGPELISDTYLALFLAQLQQEGYSIFVIRGNLPGCDAEQILGIMKVQQQERPKLIGENEAQLSSGMGRSSGQGSVLKTGPGVEEGVVEEDEEELRKALALSRQDMEVEDEEADLRRAIQLSMQGKAILGPVMSDKSMLKWGLVAKTTSSDQAPGSIAGGAPQSEKLSAEELRRRRQAYFDRQSQQLAQPTSPQQSTESTESGKSGTEEDALAKRSQ
- the serpina10b gene encoding protein Z-dependent protease inhibitor gives rise to the protein MMMVGLLFLLTYVCTITPVYQTQERSPNITDLTYKNMDFAMNLYRKIAGYHDKNIFFSPLSISTAFATLSMAAQGPTRNQIVKGLNLAHLDRVNQPDIIPELFQHLQGNITQDGSLKFDQSTALFVRLTFEVERDYSDQIKKFFNADINNVDFADGKASVALINDYIMRKTGNKVKEVVSNLDPLTQLMLINTIFFQGEWQMPFNPNHTENGRFFIDNYNIVQVPMMFRMEDKFYTMDDIPLKAKVLKLPYRQGVSMLILLPNKGLDYTTIDDEITAKRFFSWIKNLKKMKLEVQLPKFKMEQSYAMHSILPDLGISSIFHDTANLTRLSKDPGLKVSEVLHKAVIEVDERGTTAAAATEGTITGYALPSSFIVNRPFFFFIYHEATNSLLFMGRVIDPTKN
- the LOC106611010 gene encoding ataxin-3 isoform X2: MESIFHEKQEGSLCAQHCLNNLLQGEYFTPVDLSSIAHQLDEEERMRMAEGGIGSEEYITFLQQPSGNMDDSGFFSIQVISNALSVWGLELTLFNSREYQRLMINPINEKSFICNYKEHWFTIRKLGQQWFNLNSLLTGPELISDTYLALFLAQLQQEGYSIFVIRGNLPGCDAEQILGIMKVQQQERPKLIGENEAQLSSGMGRSSGQGSVLKTGPGVEEGVVEEDEEELRKALALSRQDMEVEDEEADLRRAIQLSMQGPVMSDKSMLKWGLVAKTTSSDQAPGSIAGGAPQSEKLSAEELRRRRQAYFDRQSQQLAQPTSPQQSTESTESGKSGTEEDALAKRSQ